GGAACGTGTTGCTCTGGAGGATGATGAGCCACAAGACAATCAAAAGCTCATGTATGCAAATTCGGACTCTCACTCTGTCTCAAACCACGACTCCAATGGATCTTATCGCGGTAGGGGGCGTGTAGGAAGATACTATAACAGAggcagaggaagaggacgaTATAGTGAACGGTACAATGACAGATACAATGATCGATATTACGGTGAGGTTGATTTGTCTAAAATCACATGTTTTAGGTGCGATAAGAATGGACACTATGCATCATGCTCTGATCGCTTATTGAAGCTACAAGAGGCCACAGAGACtaaagaaaaggaggatgataCGACTGAAGCCGAAGAACTGATGATGAATGAGGTTGTGTATTTGAATGAGAAAAACATCAATCCACAAGATTTTGAGATAATCTCTGAGAATGTTTGGTACTTGGATAATGGGGCTAGTAACCATATGACTGAGAATAGGAGCTATTTTAAGACAATCAATGAGTCAATAACAGGAAAGGTACGCTTTGGAGACGATTCACGCATTGACATCAAAGGAAAAGGGTATATTCTCTTCTGTAGCAAAGATGGAGCAAAGAGAATCATAGCTGATGTCTACTACATACCAAAGttataaagtaatataattagCCTCGGACAAGCTACTGAATCTGGTTGCGAAGTTATGATGAAGGATGATTATCTTATCTTGCGAGACAAGGATGGAAGACTTACAACAAGGGCCCATAGGTCAAGAAACCGGCTATATAAAGTTCTCATTAATATTGTTGATCCAATATGCCTCCAAGCTATTACTTTGAGTGACTCGAATCGTTGGCATGCGTGCCTAGGACACATAGGGAGAGATTCAATGGCTaagatgatcaagaatgatttGGTGACTGGTATACCTAAGATCGA
This Brassica napus cultivar Da-Ae chromosome C6, Da-Ae, whole genome shotgun sequence DNA region includes the following protein-coding sequences:
- the LOC125588544 gene encoding uncharacterized protein LOC125588544 — translated: MGDLSTFVMKPKGGKPSTFSCPMLNSANYTVWAIRIKVLLKLHNTLILLVGELDTAKKLWKAIKSRHVGADRVREARLQTLMAEFDRLRMKDEEKVDDLAGRISEISSKSTALGESIEETKLVKKFLSSLPRSKYIHIVALLEQVLDLKSTSFEEIVGRIKAFEERVALEDDEPQDNQKLMYANSDSHSVSNHDSNGSYRGRGRVGRYYNRGRGRGRYSERYNDRYNDRYYGEVDLSKITCFRCDKNGHYASCSDRLLKLQEATETKEKEDDTTEAEELMMNEVVYLNEKNINPQDFEIISENVWYLDNGASNHMTENRSYFKTINESITGKVRFGDDSRIDIKGKGYILFCSKDGAKRIIADVYYIPKL